One genomic window of Micromonospora sp. WMMD1128 includes the following:
- a CDS encoding acyl-CoA desaturase: protein MTVIQKKADNPIAHLSAEDIEIIGKELDAIRDRVIADRGERDARYIRKVIKTQRTLEMSSRAVLLFSLFPPAWIVGTAGLTIAKILDNMEIGHNILHGQWDWMRDPKIHSTTWEWDHVSPAAQWKQSHNELHHRFTNVVGKDNDLGYGIMRVDEDQPWHPMHLGQPVWNLLNAAFFEYGIAAYDLELGDHLKQKRLKDPAFRARAKAVGRKIRRQVLKDYVIHPLLSGPSFLSTLAATFTANLIRNVWSHSVIMCGHFPSGVETFEKTSIEGETRGEWYLRQMLGSANISGPRLLHVMTGNLSFQIEHHLFPDLPSNRYQEIAPQVRALFDRYGLRYTTGPLPKQVASAWWKVIRLSLPNRRDRRQPVAPGPLVPSGAA, encoded by the coding sequence ACTGGACGCGATCCGGGACCGGGTCATCGCCGACCGGGGCGAGCGGGACGCCCGCTACATCCGCAAGGTGATCAAGACCCAGCGGACGCTGGAGATGAGCAGCCGCGCAGTGCTGCTCTTCTCGCTGTTCCCGCCGGCCTGGATCGTCGGCACGGCCGGCCTCACCATCGCCAAGATCCTCGACAACATGGAGATCGGGCACAACATCCTGCACGGCCAGTGGGACTGGATGCGCGATCCGAAGATCCACTCCACCACCTGGGAGTGGGACCACGTCTCCCCGGCCGCCCAGTGGAAGCAGTCGCACAACGAGCTGCACCACCGCTTCACCAACGTGGTCGGCAAGGACAACGACCTCGGGTACGGCATCATGCGCGTCGACGAGGACCAGCCGTGGCACCCGATGCATCTGGGCCAGCCGGTGTGGAACCTGCTCAACGCCGCCTTCTTCGAGTACGGCATCGCCGCGTACGACCTGGAGCTGGGGGACCACCTCAAGCAGAAGCGGTTGAAGGACCCGGCGTTCCGGGCCAGGGCGAAGGCGGTCGGCCGCAAGATCCGCCGCCAGGTGCTCAAGGACTACGTGATCCACCCGCTGCTGTCCGGCCCGTCGTTCCTGTCCACGCTCGCCGCCACGTTCACCGCCAACCTGATCCGCAACGTGTGGAGCCACTCGGTGATCATGTGCGGGCACTTCCCGAGCGGCGTGGAGACGTTCGAGAAGACCTCCATCGAGGGCGAGACGCGCGGCGAGTGGTACCTGCGGCAGATGCTCGGCTCGGCCAACATCAGCGGCCCCCGCCTGCTGCACGTCATGACCGGGAACCTGTCCTTCCAGATCGAGCACCACCTCTTCCCCGACCTGCCGAGCAACCGCTACCAGGAGATCGCCCCGCAGGTGCGGGCGCTGTTCGACAGGTACGGGCTGCGCTACACCACCGGCCCGCTGCCCAAGCAGGTCGCCTCCGCCTGGTGGAAGGTCATCCGCCTGTCGCTGCCCAACCGGCGCGACCGCCGGCAGCCGGTCGCCCCGGGTCCGCTGGTCCCCTCCGGCGCCGCCTGA
- a CDS encoding glycosyltransferase, which yields MQRDTVTRRVVMLVDNAVEGDSRVQKAARSAADAGWDVTLLGCAHVDAERRWRLGDAEVRVLPLHAPAEVRVLPPDAPAGVRVLPPDAPAGMRVLPPDAPAGMRVLPPDAPAGRHDAGAASAGRVGATVLRGGARGLRRRLVARGGLALRAARLARRPVEHAQVRYWQARLGDRAWRRLEPGLWAYERLAGPVIDELRPDLIHAHDFRMLGVAARAVDRARAQGRVVKLVWDAHEWLPGARPRRDNARWLPAHLGYVREYVGHADAVVTVSDTLADLLIRDHDLPERPTVVLNAPVAEPAHVTAAEPAAGEPAPAASATVAASAAVAASAAVAASAAVAASAAVAASAAVAAPAAVAASAAAAVPDAARAAGGRAPDLRNRCGLTADTPLLVYSGAMAVQRGVDTVVEALTRLPGVHLALVVADPAAGYVRQVVARATRHGVVDRVHVLPYVSHRQLVAFLAGADVGLIPLHHWPNHEIALITKFFEYAHARLPIVVSDVRTMADTVRATGQGEVFRARDVVDLARAIRAVLADPARYRAAYEGPDSPLPTWTWESQAERLNALYHRLLTPTPAPTPTPTP from the coding sequence ATGCAGCGCGACACCGTGACGCGGCGGGTGGTGATGCTCGTCGACAACGCGGTCGAGGGCGACTCGCGGGTGCAGAAGGCCGCCCGGTCCGCCGCCGACGCCGGCTGGGACGTCACGCTGCTCGGCTGCGCCCACGTCGACGCCGAGCGCCGCTGGCGGCTCGGCGACGCCGAGGTACGGGTGCTGCCGTTGCACGCGCCCGCCGAGGTGCGGGTGCTGCCACCGGACGCGCCCGCCGGGGTGCGGGTGCTGCCACCGGACGCGCCCGCCGGGATGCGGGTGCTGCCACCGGACGCGCCCGCCGGGATGCGGGTGCTGCCGCCGGACGCGCCCGCCGGCCGGCACGACGCGGGCGCGGCGAGCGCCGGTCGAGTCGGTGCGACCGTCCTGCGTGGTGGCGCGCGCGGCCTGCGGCGGCGGCTGGTGGCGCGCGGTGGGCTGGCGTTGCGGGCCGCCCGGCTGGCCCGACGACCGGTCGAGCACGCGCAGGTCCGCTACTGGCAGGCCCGGCTCGGCGACCGGGCCTGGCGCCGGCTGGAGCCCGGCCTCTGGGCGTACGAGCGGCTCGCCGGCCCGGTCATCGACGAGCTGCGCCCCGACCTGATCCACGCCCACGACTTCCGGATGCTCGGCGTGGCCGCCCGCGCGGTGGACCGGGCCCGCGCCCAGGGGCGGGTCGTGAAACTGGTCTGGGACGCCCACGAGTGGCTGCCCGGTGCCCGGCCCCGTCGCGACAACGCCCGCTGGCTGCCCGCCCACCTGGGCTACGTCCGGGAGTACGTCGGCCACGCCGACGCGGTCGTGACCGTCTCCGACACGCTCGCCGACCTACTGATCCGCGACCACGACCTGCCCGAACGCCCGACCGTCGTGCTCAACGCCCCGGTCGCCGAGCCGGCACACGTCACCGCCGCCGAACCCGCAGCCGGTGAACCCGCACCTGCTGCGTCCGCCACGGTTGCCGCGTCCGCCGCGGTTGCCGCGTCCGCCGCGGTTGCCGCGTCCGCCGCGGTTGCCGCGTCCGCCGCGGTTGCGGCGTCCGCCGCGGTTGCTGCGCCCGCCGCGGTTGCGGCGTCCGCCGCCGCTGCCGTGCCCGACGCGGCTCGGGCGGCCGGTGGGCGCGCACCCGACCTGCGGAACCGCTGCGGCCTGACCGCCGACACGCCGCTGCTCGTCTACAGCGGGGCGATGGCCGTGCAGCGCGGAGTGGACACCGTGGTCGAGGCGCTGACCCGGCTGCCCGGCGTACACCTTGCCCTGGTCGTCGCCGACCCCGCCGCCGGATACGTCCGCCAGGTCGTCGCCCGCGCCACCCGGCACGGCGTCGTCGACCGGGTGCACGTGCTGCCGTACGTGTCGCACCGGCAGCTCGTCGCGTTCCTCGCCGGCGCCGACGTCGGCCTCATCCCGCTGCACCACTGGCCCAACCACGAGATCGCGCTGATCACCAAGTTCTTCGAGTACGCGCACGCGCGGCTGCCGATCGTGGTCAGCGACGTCCGCACCATGGCCGACACGGTCCGGGCCACCGGCCAGGGCGAGGTGTTCCGCGCCCGGGACGTGGTCGATCTCGCCCGAGCGATCCGGGCGGTGCTCGCCGACCCGGCCCGCTACCGCGCCGCCTACGAAGGACCGGACTCCCCATTGCCCACCTGGACGTGGGAGTCCCAGGCCGAGCGCCTGAACGCCCTCTACCACCGCCTGCTCACCCCGACTCCCGCTCCGACCCCGACCCCGACCCCCTGA